In Zingiber officinale cultivar Zhangliang chromosome 1A, Zo_v1.1, whole genome shotgun sequence, the DNA window AATCGTTAGTCGGGTTGAAGGTCAATCATCATCAATCTCCATATGAAATACAAATTTTATATAGGAATCCCTTTCAACTGTTAGATTGGTTGAAGATCTCAGCCATTGACGGCTGCTTCATCATCGACAGTCGACCATAAGATTTGTGATCTACGAATACATGGTTAACAATCCCGCAACCTTCATATCTTCACTATGTTAGATGCTTGTGTTCTGCCTCTTTTTTCTCTTCTCGGCACTCAGATCAGATACAAATTGTGAATTTGTTTTGTATTCGAAGTAAATTTGTTTTATCCTAATAAGCAATATCGAAGCTTCACAACCACTTGACAGAGAAACTAATTGAGTTCGGCAGCATCTATAGAATCGAACAAGAATTAggattttcattgctaaacatctCTGTCACATAGTTTCCTTGATCCGAGTAACTATCGAAGGGGACTTGAGTATCTGTCTCTGCATTCTCGCTCTCATCTGCCTCCACTGTTTCATTCACATTGTGAATGCTAATGATTTCCGTGCGTTTTCCAGTCTTCTTCTTGAGTTTCTTCACCACCTCTTCTGGTTCAATCGAACCTGCCACGATTGCCTGGTTGGGTTCCATGCCTACCTTTATACTCTTCACACCTGAACGAAAGGGCTAATCGTAAAATCACAATTTTACGCGGGGGTATTCAGAGAAGGCGACGATGAGTTCATGCCTTTGATTGGTTTAAGAGCCTTCAATACTGTCCTTGCACAAGCTTTGCAATGCATGTACACTTTGAGCTCCAAGACAATTTCCTATACCGTGTACAAGTCATTTAGTAGTGGTaattgatgagaataaattaCAGTTATAGTTATTCAAAGAGGgctaaatagtaaaaaaaatcaaatttttttcttCGAAACATTGTACTTAAATCCTCGATAGGAAGATGAATACTTTGGCACAAAATTTACTTGCAGGGG includes these proteins:
- the LOC122002814 gene encoding heavy metal-associated isoprenylated plant protein 8-like → MGKNEEDRAPARNCLGAQSVHALQSLCKDSVKSIKVGMEPNQAIVAGSIEPEEVVKKLKKKTGKRTEIISIHNVNETVEADESENAETDTQVPFDSYSDQGNYVTEMFSNENPNSCSIL